The Megalobrama amblycephala isolate DHTTF-2021 linkage group LG1, ASM1881202v1, whole genome shotgun sequence genome segment GCTCTTTGCTCTTTTCATAGAGAGTGTTTTCATTATATGTCCTCTGAGCATCAATCTTTTTCTTCAGGTCTCGCTGCTGAATaatctcatttaatttaatttttgtttctcTCACAATGTTTTCCTGAAGCtctttgattttgatttcaaatGATGTTTTCCACTGAATCAGTATATCTTTGTCTTTCTCAAAGAATTCTGACATTGATTTTTCCATTTCTTCACTTGTCTTCTTCAGTTCTCTTTGAAGATCAGTTTCCTCAATCTCATGAATTACTTTATTATCtactttattttgtagtttgttcTCAGTTTCCATCATGGCACTGTGAAGACTCCAGGACCACTTGTTGTATTCAGTCTCCAGTTTCCTGTAGGCTGTGACTTTCTAGAGTTAAAACCAACACAAATAGTTTATTAACAATTCTTGAGAAAGAATAGTTCCCTTTTTAATGGCAACTCGCACTCAAAGTCATAGTGCAATGGGAACGCCCTGCTGAGGAAGCTCCACTCTCATTTGTCTCTCTTCTCGAGGGAAGAGGGACAGGCTTCTGTGCTCGGTAACACACAGAAGTCGAGCAGAGTAACTTCCCTCACTTGCAAGGGTTGAAAAGTGCTATGCTGAGTCCTGCTttccaggatgcccatctctacGATCCGGTCTGAGTTGGTTACTGCCAGTTTGCAGTCCTTCTTTCTGGATGCCTCCTCGGGAGGAAAGTGTTTCAGAGACTCTGTTTAGGAgtcgaaagggaatgtctcaggcTACACATGTAACCATGGTCCCCTGAGAACAGAGAATGAGACACTGCATCTCTTTGCCATGCCTCGGGACCGTCTGCTGAACAGTCCCTAGACGAAAAGTGGATGACTTGTTCTCTAGGCGCCCCTTATGTGTATTTGGGTCGCACTAGTAGTGaagtcataggctgtcgcctgCCAATAGTATTGCCGTGATTTGATAAGCAtttcagacaccggttcacAAGAAGGCATTCCCCATAGCGCTATGATGCAGCGCTACGGGGAATGCCttttctcagggaaccatggttacatgcgtaacctgagacgttttcttAAGCTCCAAGGGCATAATTCTAACAGAACGAACAGGACAGACCAAAATTGACATGAACACTCACCTGTATTGAATCAGAGCAGATCTTCTTCAtctcctctttctctctttcataTTCCTCTATCCACTCCACTTGTATTCTCATTAGCTCATCTTCATGATTTTCTTCATGAAGTTTCACTGCTACTTCAAAAGTCTTTAATTGATCTTCTCTCATGTTTATTTCTTCTTTTAGTCTCTTTTCTAAATCCTCTAGTTTTCCTCGTCCTTCTCTTTctattctctctttctctctgattATTCCATCCATTTCACTCTTCAGTCTCAGAATCTGTTCATCAGAAATctgcttttctctctctctctttttctcatcCTCTTCTTTTCTGATCTTATCCTCTAGTTTCTGTTTCTCCCATTCCTCTTGTTCTCTCTTAATTTTCTGCATCTGTTCATCTCTCTCCtctttgtgtttcattttttgtgttttatattgtccTTCCCTTTCATTAAactcttcttctcttctctttctctctgtatcATTATTCTGTCTTTCATCCTCTATTCTCTTCATTAGTCTCTCTATTTCTGTGATGTATTCAGTTTCAAgggtttctttttctttctccacattttctttttcttgccTAATTGTctccatttcatttttaaacatctcTTGTTCTCTTTTTGCATTCTccatcatctctctctcttgctcctctttgtctttcatttctctcttttgtctttcttctctctctctaaatTCTTCTTCtctcctctttctctctttgtcaTGATTCTGTTGCTCTTCCTccagcatcatcatcatcattttcaCTTTCTCTTCTTCGtgtttcttcatcagttcttctctttctctgttcagtttctccatcatcatcttcatcttgtTTTCTTCTGCTTCATGTTTAGATTGAAGatcttctttctctctttccattctctctctctcttgtttcAGTCTCTGATTAAATTCATTACAAACTCTCTGttctttttctcttcttttctcatcctcttcctctctTCTTGTCTTTTCCTGTAGTTtcagtttctcccattcttcACGTTCTCTCTTCATCTCCTCAtggatttctttttctttctcttctttctcttttatttgtgttttaaaatgttcttctctttctatatattctttttctattttctttctctctttttcatgATTCTGTCTTTCATTCTCTATTTTGTTCATCAGTCTGTCTATTTCTGTGTCATATTTCATTTGAAGTTTTTCTCTTTCTAattgtattttctctttttcttcccTCATTTCCTCTATTTCATGTTTAAATGTCTCTCGTtctcgtctcatctcatctcGTATCTCTCTCTGATGTTTCTCTTGTTCtcttatttctcttttaaattcatcttctcttctttttctctctttgtcATGATTCTGTCGTTCTTTgtccatcatcatcttcattctcaCTTTCTCTTCTTCTAGTTTCTTCATCTCCTCTTCCTTTTCTCTGACTCTGTCCATCAGGATCTTCATCTGCTGttcttgtttttctctttcCATCTCTCTGAACATCTTACAAGAGTAGAAACTCCCTCCGTTTGCTTCCACCATGTAGTCTATCTTCTCCAGTAGATCAGACACCTGTGTTCGGTCTCCAGTCTGGTTATTATTGAAGACATGGAATCTGTTTCCACACGCTTCAATCAGCTTCATCAAAGGAGATCCAGGTTCTCCCAGAAACTGTTCAATGGTTTTATCCTTCAGATCATCTCCTCTGGTGAAGAGCACCATAGTGTACTTTAGAGATTTCTCACCAAATGTCTCTTGGATGATCTTGACTGATGTTGCTTCTTCTGGAGTGAATCGTTGTCCTAAATTGAGCACAATGATGAACACATGTGGTCCAGGCAGGATCATGGAGATGCAGTGGCTGATTTCTCTCTGGATCTCCTGATTACTCAGTTCAGTATCAAACACTCCTGGAGTGTCGATCACAGTAACGTGTCGACCATTGATTTCAGATGATTCTCTCTGACTCTCTTTAGTAACTGACTTATGAGATGTTTCAGCAGTAAATGCATTATTTCCTAAGATTGTGTTTCCGGTTGCACTTTTCCCAACTCCAGTTTTTCCCAGCAGCACAATCCTCAGATCATCTTCACTCTCTGTTAAATCTGTACAGGAGAAAATGCACCAGGATTAATGCAAACATCAGAGATGAAAATTGCGAACAATATTTTGCAAGTCTAATGAAATTTTCATCAATAATCATTACAACTTGCTCTTGACATCTGGGTAAGTAAGCAGAGTGATGAGAGATCACCTGATACTCTGGTCATCCAGCCAGAAAGAGTGAAGGATGAAGATGGCATAGAGTGACAACCCACTAGACCAGCACCATCCTTGATAActgcttttttaaaatgactttcCAATGAGGAAAATATATTAGAGATGGAATAAAtttattaaagtgcccctattatggcaTTTGAAAGGTTCCCATTtttgttttgggagtctccAACAACaggtttaaaagcatgcaaggccaaaaaacactttatttgtcttatagcatttatttttaccttATTTGCTCAACGACTCACGTATAAATAAGGTAAGTTCCGTTATCCCCTTCCTCTCATCCCAGCGGCTCtagaacatctccgtggtgccactgtgttcaccaagctggacctccgcagcgcgtacaacctcatccggatacgcgagggggacgagtggaagaccgcctttgtcacgcccaccggccactaTGAATACCTAGTTGTGCcttatggcctggtcaacgccccctccgtattccaggatttcatccatgaggtgctccgggagttccttcACAAGTTTGTACTGGTCTACATAGATGACATCCTCATATACTCCTggagcctggccgaacatcgccaccacgttgcggaggtcctccaacgcctGAGACAGTTCCACCTCTTTCTGAAAGCTGAAAAGTGCTCATTCCATCAACCATCTGTACATTTGCTGGGTTACATCatcgatcacagtggcatccggatggacgagggaaAGGTGGAAGCCATCAGGTCCTGGTCTAACGCCCTcaaagaagccttcaccaccgctcccctcctcgtccaccccaaTCCAGACTTGCCCTTGATCGTGGAAGTGgatgcctccaccaccggagtgggagcggtgctttctcagcagcaggggacactCCAAGTAAACTCCAttcatgcgccttcttctcccgcaagctcaacccggcggaggtcaactacaACATCGGTGACTGCGAACTCCTGGCAGTCAAGTTGGCCCTGGAagaatggaggcattggttggtgGGAGCCAAGCATCCCTTCCTGGTCCTTACTGATCATAAAAACTTGGAATACCTGCGAGCTGCTAAAAGACTGAATCCTCGACAAGCACGCTGGGCTATGTTCTTCTCCCGCTTTGACTTTACGATCTCCTTCCATCCTGGCCCCAAAAATGTCAAAGAGGATGCCTTATCTCATCTCCATGCTCCAGAGGAAAGTGATGAAGAACCAGAAACTATCCTCCCTGAATCTATCTTCGTGAGCCCTATCGACTGGTCAGAAGAGAccttaccctcctccaatgcctctgCCAATGCTCCGCCGGGTTGTCCAGCAGGCTTGCAGTACATCAACAGAACACgactgcagggagtgcgccaacTCCAAGAGCCCTCACCATCTTCCAGCCggcaagctcaatcctctgcccgttcctgagcgaccctggtcacacctgggagtggacttcatCACTGACCTGCCTGCCTCCGATGGTCACACCTGCATCCTGGTAGTCGTAGACCGTTTCTCCAAGTCATGCCGTCTGATTCCCCTGAgaggtctacctaccgccatggAAACTGCTGAACTCATGTTTAATCATATATTCTGATACTATAGTATTCCCGAAGATATCGTCTcagacagaggaccccagttcaTCTCTCGAGTATGGAAGGCCTTCCtatccctcctgggtgtgaccgtcagtctCTCCTCCGgctaccatcctcagtcgaacgggcagatggagaggaagatccaggagatcggccacttcctccgtaccttctgtcatggccaccaggactcttggaaccaatacctgggttgggccgagtacacACAGAACTCCCTACGTTAGCCATCTACTGGACTCACTCCATTCCAATGCGTactcggttaccaacccccactgttcccctgggacggggaaccaGCTAACGTTCCAGCGGTAGACTACTGGTTCTGAGAGAGCAAGAGGGTCTGGGGCACACCACCAGTGCAACGAGCCCTGGGACAggatgacagccgaccttcgtcGCTCCCACGCTCCCTCCTATCAACCGGGaaagaaggtctggctgtcgacACGGGACATCAGACTGTCCCGTCTGCCCATTCACCATCCTGGAGCAGATCAACCCGGTCACCTACAAACTCAGCTACCTCCTGAGTACCGCATTCACCCCACTTTCCATGTGTCACTCctaaaacctcaccacccttctgtctctgtttccacagaacctgacgtggcagccgccgggcccccccttccactcattgGACGACGGTACAGCCGAGGTTCATGAGATCTTGGACTCC includes the following:
- the LOC125262577 gene encoding trichohyalin-like, with translation MVINSPQLLQTNISDHRITQTVRECVSLSDPGPHVIVLVLKHDQCSAEDQECVQKVLDSFSERVYQHTMVLTTQEPTETNDILQKIIQKCFNRHFSLQRRGSPDDLLQMFEDIVKLNDGQHLDCAEAEASQYFSMKQQGMKKFSDDVKLNLIVGGSDGTLKSSISELILQQTDRRSDVDLHERQISLVELPALFNARLSEEEVMRQTLCCLSLCHPGVHVFLLIIPDNPLTNEDKAEMEAIKRTFSSKINKHMMILIMQNSECQTAELNEETQSVIESFGGRHNFFGPNTQVSTLMKNIEQILEENRGEFFSTETFLEAQMKKLLQFEEMKKKMNSLETHLLSPDLTESEDDLRIVLLGKTGVGKSATGNTILGNNAFTAETSHKSVTKESQRESSEINGRHVTVIDTPGVFDTELSNQEIQREISHCISMILPGPHVFIIVLNLGQRFTPEEATSVKIIQETFGEKSLKYTMVLFTRGDDLKDKTIEQFLGEPGSPLMKLIEACGNRFHVFNNNQTGDRTQVSDLLEKIDYMVEANGGSFYSCKMFREMEREKQEQQMKILMDRVREKEEEMKKLEEEKVRMKMMMDKERQNHDKERKRREDEFKREIREQEKHQREIRDEMRRERETFKHEIEEMREEKEKIQLEREKLQMKYDTEIDRLMNKIENERQNHEKERKKIEKEYIEREEHFKTQIKEKEEKEKEIHEEMKREREEWEKLKLQEKTRREEEDEKRREKEQRVCNEFNQRLKQERERMEREKEDLQSKHEAEENKMKMMMEKLNREREELMKKHEEEKVKMMMMMLEEEQQNHDKERKRREEEFREREERQKREMKDKEEQEREMMENAKREQEMFKNEMETIRQEKENVEKEKETLETEYITEIERLMKRIEDERQNNDTERKRREEEFNEREGQYKTQKMKHKEERDEQMQKIKREQEEWEKQKLEDKIRKEEDEKKREREKQISDEQILRLKSEMDGIIREKERIEREGRGKLEDLEKRLKEEINMREDQLKTFEVAVKLHEENHEDELMRIQVEWIEEYEREKEEMKKICSDSIQKVTAYRKLETEYNKWSWSLHSAMMETENKLQNKVDNKVIHEIEETDLQRELKKTSEEMEKSMSEFFEKDKDILIQWKTSFEIKIKELQENIVRETKIKLNEIIQQRDLKKKIDAQRTYNENTLYEKSKELALKLKDKTNNETLKKEFDLFWEQSVKKIIKDALAIRDIDIMRDVKEILSDIYEGYLPVNNLKVNRDIFSLSSYSYYVQDKKKIVFKDSFRSTKEKLRLHSI